TTGCCCTTGATGTCGGGCTTGGCGAAACCGAGTTTCAGGCCGCTGTCCATGCTTGGGCGTAGCAGCGAGGAGGTGCGCTGGAAGATGGAGCCGGCGGAGAAATTCTTCGGCGGCGCCACCGGTACGATCTTGACGATGCGGTCCTTCTTGCCGGCGCGGGAAACCCTGACCTCGTCCGAGGTCTCGCCGGTCTTGGCCACCCTGCCGCTCAGCGCGACGGTGCCGACGCCAGGCAAGCGCACACCCGAACCGGCGAGCGAGCCGGTGACCGCGTCCTTGTCGACAAAGGGCAGTTCGGCGGCGTGAATCGAGCCGGCAGCCGACTTCTGCACATAGGCGTTCCAGCGGACGGTTGAGGATTCGAGGCCGGAGACCAGACTGGTCATGTCCTGATAGGCGACCGCGGTCGGGAAGCCGATCCAGATGCCAAGACCAACGGCGAGCGGCGAGAGCAAGGAGCGTTTTTGACCACCGGCGGCGGCCACGAGCCGCTTTACGAGACGTCGATGCACTGAACTCTCCAGGACGCTACGGAACCCCATTCTGAAGGGTCACAATGCGGCATTAACCTTGATGGTCGGTTAACGGCATTAACCTTGACGGGAGGTTAACGGCAGCGAGGCTGGTAGCGGTGGCTCAGCTCTTCTTCTTGGCCCGGCCGGCAAAAGGATTGTCGGAGGTGCGCAGCGCCATGCGGATCGGCACGCCCGGCATGTCGAAGGCATCGCGCAAGCTGTTCACCAGATAGCGAACATAGGACTGCGGCATGGCGTCGGGCCGCGAGCACGAGACGACGAAACCCGGCGGACGGGTCTTGGCCTGGGTGACATATTTGATCTTCAACCGGCGACCGGCGACGGCGGGCGGCGGGTGATGCGCCAGAATGCCTTCCAGCCAGCGGTTCAGCTTGCCGGTGGAGACGCGGCTGTTCCAGACCCTGTGCGTCCTGACAATGGCGTCCATCAATTTGTCGAGGCCGCGGCCGGTTTCGGCCGACACGGTGACGGCCTGGATGCCGCGCACCTGGGGCAACAGCCGCGCGGTCTTTTCGCGCAGGTCCGCCAGAACCTCCTGCGGGTGATCGATCAGGTCCCACTTGTTGAAGGCGATGACTGGCGCCCTGCCCTCGCGGACGATGAGGTCGACGATCTGGAGATCCTGTTTTTCGAACGGGATGGTGGCATCGAAGACGATGACGACCACTTCGGCGAAGCGCATGGCGCGCAAGCCGTCGGCGACCGACAGCTTCTCCAGCTTTTCCTGGACCTTGGCCTTGCGGCGCATGCCGGCGGTGTCGAACAGCTTGATGCGCCGGCCGCGCCAGTCCCAGTCGACGGAGATCGAATCGCGGGTGATGCCGGCTTCCGGCCCGGTCAGCAGACGCTCTTCGCCGATCAGCGCGTTGATCAGCGTCGACTTGCCCGCATTGGGCCGACCGACCACGGCGATGCGCAGCGGCTTAGCCTCGTCATAGGCCGGGATTTCCTCGGCGTCCGGATCGGCGATGTCCTCGCCGATCAGCACCTCG
The genomic region above belongs to Mesorhizobium terrae and contains:
- the der gene encoding ribosome biogenesis GTPase Der, translated to MSFKVAIIGRPNVGKSTLFNRLAGRKLALVDDTPGVTRDRRVHPAKLYDIFFDVIDTAGFEDAPAGSLPGRMRLQTEIAIEEADLIFFLMDAKAGLMPDDRTFAEVVRRSGKPVVLVANKAEARGAQGGMLEAWELGLGEPVPVSAEHGQGMPDLRDAVIEALGEKRVFGEEDDADEEIAASEVLIGEDIADPDAEEIPAYDEAKPLRIAVVGRPNAGKSTLINALIGEERLLTGPEAGITRDSISVDWDWRGRRIKLFDTAGMRRKAKVQEKLEKLSVADGLRAMRFAEVVVIVFDATIPFEKQDLQIVDLIVREGRAPVIAFNKWDLIDHPQEVLADLREKTARLLPQVRGIQAVTVSAETGRGLDKLMDAIVRTHRVWNSRVSTGKLNRWLEGILAHHPPPAVAGRRLKIKYVTQAKTRPPGFVVSCSRPDAMPQSYVRYLVNSLRDAFDMPGVPIRMALRTSDNPFAGRAKKKS